The following coding sequences lie in one Cloeon dipterum chromosome 1, ieCloDipt1.1, whole genome shotgun sequence genomic window:
- the LOC135934125 gene encoding uncharacterized protein LOC135934125 → MILIKLLPLWLTLSLMTAATRPERRRRDVFNRAIRWESPFELQRHRMWPKRSLGHYSRCSCAEVEGTEDLGPSYWPRKVYSRKCASNEASSDFTMSGRCEPDGEDISGVECHQRTHPIKVLRRREPNEQTQSSNTIPPELQEGWVFVEKKINTACEMIRYSDRPTR, encoded by the exons ATGATCTTGATCAAG TTGCTGCCGTTGTGGCTGACGTTGTCGCTGATGACGGCCGCCACGCGACCTGAGCGGCGCCGCAGGGACGTTTTCAACCGGGCCATCAGGTGGGAATCACCTTTCGAGTTGCA GCGACACAGGATGTGGCCAAAGCGGTCCCTTGGACATTACAGTCGTTGCTCGTGCGCAGAGGTGGAGGGAACGGAGGACCTGGGTCCCAGCTACTGGCCGCGCAAGGTGTACTCGCGCAAGTGCGCCAGCAACGAAGCGTCTTCGGACTTCACGATGAGTGGCAGATGCGAGCCCGACGGCGAGGATATCAGCGGGGTGGAATGTCATCAGCGCACGCACCCGATCAAGGTGTTGCGCAGGCGGGAGCCGAATGAACAGACGCAGAGCAGTAACACCATCCCGCCAGAGCTGCAGGAGGGGTGGGTATTTGtggaaaaaaaaatcaacaccgCGTGCGAGATGATCCGCTACAGTGACAGACCAACTCGCTAG
- the m gene encoding cuticlin-4 has translation MRSVGIYLFAAAAAFSVVSSGVAQLAPNAGNGDLWPLERPTGMVAIQSLEVMCGKEHMDVHLKFTGPFDGLVFSKGQYGDPRCVYVAPRGGGSGSADHSRTHFTFRIAYRRCGTKPDLHGQFYENTVVIQYDRDLLEVWDEAKRLRCEWFNDYEKTASKPPMVIADLDVIQLDFRGDNVDCWMEIQHGKGPWAPPVSGIVPLGSTLTLVIAINDHRGEFDMRVKSCSASDGSGGHVIQLSDERGCVLRPKMVSRFLKARTADERASVITYAFFHAFKFPDALSVHIDCKVEICRKGCQEHCFEPAANAQLGHGGPPSGLPLAYHGPPIERREDLSVHNAASEDLREEVPQKSVYPPPKSKLRGHNPQFPYGPRYLDIDPENDTVPVGPTPRRVRRFVAKSSAEDVGVSGLYEVISETDLAFSVDNSRQENVEVYQGQRQTDEEIVYGICLPVQSFGALFVVLGAMAVAASLFAGTLFHRYQKQRETQRVSAWLTLRSFLSLAGLQQQQQQHE, from the exons ATGCGTAGTGTAGGAATTTACCTCTTCGCCGCCGCGGCGGCGTTCTCTGTCGTTTCTTCTGGG GTGGCCCAGCTGGCGCCGAATGCGGGCAACGGCGACCTTTGGCCTCTGGAGCGACCGACCGGCATGGTGGCCATCCAGAGCCTGGAGGTGATGTGCGGCAAGGAGCACATGGACGTCCACCTCAAGTTCACCGGACCCTTTGACGGACTCGTCTTCTCCAAG ggTCAGTACGGCGACCCGCGGTGCGTGTACGTGGCGCCTCGCGGGGGCGGCTCGGGCAGCGCGGACCACTCGCGGACGCACTTCACGTTCCGGATCGCGTACCGGCGGTGCGGCACCAAGCCGGACCTGCACGGCCAGTTCTACGAGAACACGGTGGTGATCCAGTACGACCGCGACCTGCTCGAGGTGTGGGACGAGGCGAAGCGGCTGCGCTGCGAGTGGTTCAACGACTACGAGAAGACGGCCTCCAAGCCGCCCATGGTGATTGCCGACCTCGACGTCATCCAGCTCGACTTCAGGGGCGACAACGTCGACTGCTGGATGGAGATCCAGCACGGGAAGGGCCCTTGGGCGCCCCCTGTCAGCGGCATCGTGCCCCTCGGTTCTACGCTCACCCTTGTCATCGCCATCAATGACcacaggg GCGAGTTCGACATGAGGGTCAAGTCGTGCTCGGCAAGCGACGGCAGCGGTGGCCACGTGATCCAGCTCTCGGACGAGCGCGGCTGCGTCCTGCGGCCCAAGATGGTCAGCCGCTTCCTGAAGGCGCGCACGGCCGACGAGCGCGCCTCCGTCATCACCTACGCCTTCTTCCACGCGTTCAAGTTCCCCGACGCCCTCAGCGTGCACATCGACTGCAAGGTGGAGATCTGCCGCAAGGGCTGCCAGGAACACTGCTTCGAGCCGGCGGCCAACGCCCAACTCGGCCACGGAGGGCCTCCCTCCGGCCTGCCCCTCGCCTACCAC GGACCTCCCATTGAGCGTCGTGAAGACCTGAGCGTGCACAACGCGGCCAGTGAGGACTTGCGTGAAGAGGTGCCGCAAAAATCTGTGTATCCGCCGCCCAAGTCGAAGCTGCGTGGACACAATCCTCAGTTCCCTTACGGACCGCGCTACCTCGACATTGACCCAGAAAATG ACACGGTGCCCGTGGGACCGACACCGAGAAGAGTGAGGAGGTTCGTGGCCAAGTCTTCGGCGGAGGACGTCGGAGTGTCCGGCCTGTACGAGGTCATCAGCGAGACTGACCTTGCCTTCTCCGTGGACAACAGCAGGCAAGAAAACGTCGAGGTCTATCAG GGTCAGAGGCAGACCGACGAGGAGATCGTGTACGGCATCTGCCTGCCCGTGCAGAGTTTCGGGGCGCTGTTCGTGGTGCTGGGCGCGATGGCGGTGGCGGCCTCGTTGTTCGCCGGCACGCTGTTCCACCGGTACCAGAAGCAGCGCGAGACGCAGCGCGTCTCCGCCTGGCTCACCCTGCGCAGCTTCCTCTCGCTCGCCGGcctgcaacagcagcagcagcagcacgagTAG
- the dy gene encoding cuticlin-4: MLLRILIVTALLAQGLVGEEVADSEPDASEVDSPSVEEEHRLPIAQPKVRGPDPAGDKIDLGPLGPLGSFGGPPLSGPPDAWTGDMPKIVQLDVKCEKNFMKVLLAFDKPFYGIVFSKGHYSNANCVHLPSGLGKSSIKFEVGIHACGTQGNTENGLYGYGADSGSGTYFENTIVIQYDPQVQEVWDQARKLRCTWHEQYEKAVTFRPFAVDMLDVVRADFAGDNVGCWMQIQVGKGPWASEVSGLVKIGQTMTMVLAIKEDDNKFDMLVRNCMAHDGKRAPIQLVDQRGCVTRSKLMSRFTKIKNFGASASVLSYAHFQAFKFPDSMEVHFQCTIQICRYQCPDQCATNDHVPDELYGPPVDHYLAAASAPVAAGRPRDERRARRATPDEQEEVGVRKVIRVVSTGDLTFSLDDDRNETSSSTLVFPVNPVDKGFVCMTTLGFASTLMVLLMVLLVSCLLSAALYCKLRPVKNVVPKHGRAY; the protein is encoded by the exons ATGCTATTGAGAATACTAATCGTCACGGCTCTGCTCGCCCAG GGCCTGGTTGGCGAGGAAGTCGCGGACAGCGAACCCGATGCGTCCGAAGTGGACAGTCCTTCGGTGGAGGAGGAGCATCGTCTGCCGATTGCGCAGCCCAAGGTGAGGGGCCCCGACCCAGCCGGTGACAAGATCGACCTCGGACCCCTGGGGCCTCTCGGCTCCTTCGGCGGGCCCCCTCTCTCTGGGCCCCCTGACGCGTGGACTGGAGACATGCCCAAGATTGTGCAGCTTGACGTCAAGTGCGAGAAGAACTTCATGAAG GTTCTGCTGGCATTCGACAAGCCGTTCTACGGCATCGTCTTCTCCAAGGGCCACTACAGCAACGCCAACTGCGTGCACCTGCCGTCCGGTCTGGGCAAGTCGTCAATCAAGTTCGAGGTGGGCATCCACGCGTGCGGAACTCAGGGCAACACGGAGAACGGACTGTACGGCTACGGGGCCGACTCGGGCAGCGGCACCTACTTCGAGAACACGATCGTGATCCAGTACGACCCGCAGGTGCAGGAGGTGTGGGACCAGGCGAGGAAGCTGCGCTGCACGTGGCACGAACAGTACGAGAAGGCCGTCACCTTCAGGCCCTTCGCCGTCGACATGCTCGACGTCGTCAGGGCGGACTTCGCTGGCGACAACGTCGGCTGCTGGATGCAGATCCAGGTGGGCAAGGGTCCCTGGGCCTCCGAGGTGTCCGGCCTGGTCAAGATCGGCCAGACGATGACCATGGTGCTGGCCATCAAGGAGGACGACAACAAGTTCGACATGCTCGTCCGCAACTGCATGGCGCACGACGGCAAGCGGGCGCCCATCCAGCTGGTGGACCAGCGCGGATGCGTCACCAGGTCAAAGCTTATGTCCAGGTTTACCAAGATCAAGAACTTCGGTGCCAGCGCCTCCGTCCTCTCTTACGCACACTTCCAG GCGTTCAAGTTCCCCGACTCGATGGAGGTGCACTTCCAGTGCACGATCCAGATCTGCCGGTACCAGTGCCCTGACCAGTGCGCCACGAACGACCACGTGCCCGACGAGCTGTACGGACCGCCGGTGGACCACTACCTGGCCGCTGCGTCGGCGCCCGTGGCCGCCGGCAGGCCGAGGGACGAGCGGAGGGCGCGTCGCGCCACCCCCGACGAGCAGGAGGAGGTGGGCGTGCGCAAGGTCATCAGGGTGGTGTCGACGGGCGACCTGACCTTCAGCCTGGACGACGACCGCAACGAGACGAGCAGCAGCACGCTCGTCTTCCCCGTCAACCCCGTGGACAAGGGCTTCGTGTGCATGACCACCCTGGGCTTCGCCTCCACCCTGATGGTGCTGCTGATGGTTCTGCTCGTCTCGTGTCTGCTCTCGGCCGCCCTCTACTGCAAACTGCGCCCCGTGAAGAACGTCGTGCCCAAGCACGGCCGCGCCTACTAG